GCCAGAGGATAATGGATGATGGTCCGATATTCGCCGCCGTCAACAGCCAGCGCAGGCCCACCACCGCGACGATGTGGAGCAGGATTAGATCCCGGAGACCCATGATGCGGGGAAGCTGTGGGCGTTGGTTCAAGTGGGCTCCTTGAGATCTGGGCTGGGCGCTATAGGGTTGTGTTCACGTAAGGGGCACCTGGTGAGTCAGGTTGTCACCGAGCCGGGAGCCGCAGGATTGGCAGGTCCCATGGCGCAACTCTGTGTGCAGAGCAAAAGCACTATATTTAGTACTGGCAGGTGGTTTTTCACAAAACCCTTTCCCAGCCATACTGATAACTATGGGTCCATTCTACCTATTGCACGGCACTCGGGTCCCAGCTGACGCGAAAATCTCCATTCAGTGCATCGAGCGCGAGCATGTCTTCCTCATCGAGGTGAAAATCAAAGACCTGCGCATTTTCATGAATCCGTTGTCGGTTGACCGACTTGGGAATCACGACCACATCGTGCTGCAGTGCCCATCTAAGCATGATTTGGGCGGGGATTTTATGGTATTTGGCCGCGAGGGATGCGATGATAGGATGCCTGAACTGCTGG
The window above is part of the Candidatus Neomarinimicrobiota bacterium genome. Proteins encoded here:
- a CDS encoding aldo/keto reductase — translated: RTVGVSNYTIQHLEELVARSPVIPAVNQVEFSPFLYQKGLLEYCRRHGIQLEAYSPLTRGQQFRHPIIASLAAKYHKIPAQIMLRWALQHDVVVIPKSVNRQRIHENAQVFDFHLDEEDMLALDALNGDFRVSWDPSAVQ